Proteins encoded together in one Syntrophorhabdus sp. window:
- a CDS encoding HDIG domain-containing protein, whose translation MQNGKDKPPSYLRYAKLIILVCLTLALALIVSIKNPFFIAEYQLGDIARENLRAPMDFSVPGTDVTVKKGEVIVREGERINADHLSRIAVYNTLERREVFAVTKFAAVFILLFLLIAILYEYSEKNIKKFYLSKKDLVFCSVFTVFCVALVKSFHLIFESYAQNRLEDLFYIIPVFVFAMVVRIVLFSEIAIIFSLVYSAALAFSFDGSLRIFLYTFAGSILGAYFSGKCENRNTILRAGIFTAFLMCFFMLAADVFTGRSSGSVALRIAFVIVNGIAGSFIVLGLLPVIESLFDYTTDIKLLELANLEHPLLGDMMLNAPGTYHHSIVVGNLSKAAAEAIGAHPLLTRVAAYYHDIGKLKMPHYYIENRTGSEDVHSGITPNMSALIIMSHVKEGVDLAREYRLGRRLTGIIQEHHGTSLTSFFYTKAKGKEDPLLHVIEEKDFRYPGPKPQTKEAGIIMLADAVEAASRVLEDPTPKRIENHVQRIIEGIFLDGQLDECELTLKDLHAIQKSFITILIGIFHHRIEYPERTQNGGSDKKLPKTDEAQAKGDRRGNRGIAGLFKASQ comes from the coding sequence ATGCAGAACGGAAAGGATAAACCTCCCTCGTACCTCCGCTACGCGAAACTGATCATCCTTGTTTGCCTGACCCTTGCCCTCGCCCTCATCGTCAGCATAAAGAACCCCTTCTTCATTGCCGAATACCAGCTGGGCGACATAGCCAGGGAGAACCTGCGGGCGCCGATGGACTTTTCCGTACCCGGCACCGACGTCACGGTGAAGAAAGGCGAGGTGATCGTGCGGGAGGGCGAGAGGATCAACGCGGACCACCTTTCAAGGATAGCCGTGTACAACACGCTCGAGAGGCGCGAGGTCTTTGCCGTCACGAAGTTCGCGGCCGTCTTCATCCTTCTCTTTCTCCTCATAGCCATCCTGTACGAATACTCGGAGAAGAACATCAAGAAGTTCTATCTCTCGAAGAAGGACCTTGTCTTCTGTTCCGTTTTCACCGTCTTTTGCGTGGCCCTGGTGAAGTCCTTTCACCTGATCTTCGAGAGCTATGCGCAGAACCGTCTCGAGGACCTCTTCTACATCATACCCGTCTTTGTCTTTGCGATGGTGGTGCGCATCGTCCTTTTCTCGGAGATCGCCATCATCTTTTCCCTTGTTTATTCCGCGGCTCTGGCCTTTTCCTTCGACGGCAGCCTGCGCATTTTCCTGTACACCTTCGCGGGCTCCATACTGGGGGCATACTTCTCAGGCAAGTGTGAGAACCGCAATACCATCCTCAGGGCGGGCATTTTCACGGCCTTCCTGATGTGCTTTTTCATGCTTGCCGCCGATGTTTTCACGGGCCGGTCATCGGGAAGCGTGGCCTTGAGAATTGCGTTCGTGATCGTCAACGGCATCGCCGGCAGCTTTATCGTCCTCGGGCTCCTTCCCGTCATTGAAAGTCTTTTCGACTACACGACGGACATAAAGCTCCTGGAGCTTGCCAACCTTGAGCACCCCCTCCTCGGAGACATGATGCTCAACGCTCCGGGGACCTACCATCACAGCATAGTCGTCGGCAACCTTTCAAAGGCGGCGGCCGAGGCCATCGGTGCCCACCCGCTTCTGACACGGGTCGCGGCGTACTATCACGATATCGGAAAGCTGAAGATGCCCCATTATTACATCGAGAACCGGACCGGTTCCGAGGATGTCCACTCCGGTATCACCCCGAACATGAGCGCGCTCATCATCATGTCCCACGTGAAGGAGGGAGTGGATCTGGCAAGGGAATACAGGCTCGGGCGAAGGTTGACGGGCATCATACAGGAACACCACGGCACCAGCCTCACGAGTTTCTTCTACACCAAGGCCAAGGGAAAGGAAGATCCGCTTCTCCACGTGATCGAGGAGAAGGACTTCCGGTACCCCGGTCCCAAGCCCCAGACGAAGGAGGCGGGGATCATCATGCTCGCCGACGCGGTGGAAGCCGCGTCGAGGGTCCTCGAGGACCCCACGCCCAAGAGGATCGAGAACCACGTCCAGCGCATCATAGAGGGCATATTCCTCGACGGCCAGCTTGACGAGTGCGAACTGACCCTCAAAGACCTCCACGCGATCCAGAAGAGCTTCATCACGATACTCATCGGGATCTTCCACCATCGTATCGAATACCCGGAAAGGACACAAAATGGCGGTTCTGATAAGAAACTCCCAAAGACTGATGAAGCTCAAGCGAAAGGCGATCGGCGAGGTAACAGGGGAATTGCTGGCCTCTTTAAAGCTTCACAATAG